In Aegilops tauschii subsp. strangulata cultivar AL8/78 chromosome 3, Aet v6.0, whole genome shotgun sequence, one genomic interval encodes:
- the LOC141042772 gene encoding uncharacterized protein — protein MNDQGWVIEHEAKEKIIQEHFAHAMRRGDRSTKDFNWEELNLEKHELQGLDSPFTEKEVIEAINDMPSDKAPGLDGFTGAFFKKCWDTMRHDLMRAIDRFDSLHSTNLHWINSANIVLLPKKEGAERVADYRPISLIHAIARIIAKMLSIRLGPHMSTLISNAQSAFIKTRSIHDNFMYVRNLARRLHKCKTPSLLFKLDIRKAFDLVRWEYLLDLLERRGFPSKFRDWIAALWCSSSSRVLLNGVAGTPMKHGSGLRQGDPISPLLFVIAIDPLQRILNVATRKGMLHKIRGRGAMVQTSLYADDAALFMAPIKRDIDNLAAILRGFGEVTGLSTNFCGLGMLNTKKFARALRLRWPWFEWKEPCKLWVGHGNPCDAEDLDFFYASTTITVGNGARTPFWDSPWLLGRKPKDIAPLIFEASSRKNWKVREALRNNAWILRIKPPSAVVSAEHIRQLFSLWMLLDEVLLDELTDDDISWKHMASGQYTSASAYKAQFLGVVLSPMDQMVWKAWAPLKVKFFAWLALQDRIWTADRLAKRGWPNCGPCPLCKGVQECGPHILFKCRYSLRLWRLVIQRFGIDDMDTTSWHLMDSVESWWVSTCDVGTTDRKAKASITILVSWVIWNERNARVFRHKSAPPPILLNSIVDEASL, from the exons ATGAATGATCAGGGATGGGTGATCGAGCACGAAGCAAAGGAGAAGATAATCCAGGAGCACTTCGCGCATGCAATGAGAAGAGGGGATAGGAGTACCAAGGACTTCAATTGGGAGGAGCTTAACTTGGAGAAGCATGAGTTACAAGGGCTTGACTCCCCCTTTACCGAGAAGGAGGTAATTGAGGCAATCAACGACATGCCTAGTGACAAGGCTCCCGGGCTGGATGGTTTCACGGGTGCTTTCTTCAAGAAGTGTTGGGACACCATGAGGCATGATCTCATGAGGGCGATCGACCGTTTTGACTCCCTCCACTCAACAAATCTGCATTGGATCAATTCTGCAAACATTGTGCTCCTACCGAAGAAGGAAGGGGCAGAGAGGGTCGCCGACTATAGACCCATTAGCCTCATCCATGCTATTGCCAGGATAATTGCGAAAATGCTCTCCATCAGGCTTGGCCCGCACATGTCCACTCTCATCTCCAACGCCCAGAGTGCTTTCATCAAAACACGGAGTATCCATGATAACTTCATGTATGTCCGTAACCTTGCTCGACGTCTCCATAAGTGCAAGACTCCTTCCCTTTTGTTCAAGCTTGATATCCGCAAGGCTTTCGACTTGGTCAGATGGGAGTATTTGCTTGATCTCCTTGAGAGGAGGGGGTTCCCAAGTAAATTTAGAGATTGGATTGCGGCTTTGTGGTGTTCCTCCTCCTCGAGGGTTCTGCTGAATGGGGTGGCCGGCACCCCCATGAAGCACGGCAGTGGGCTACGCCAAGGGGACCCCATTTCCCCTCTCCTCTTTGTCATCGCTATTGACCCTCTGCAACGAATCCTTAATGTGGCCACTAGGAAGGGGATGCTACATAAGATCAGAGGGAGGGGTGCTATGGTACAAACATCTCTCTACGCAGACGACGCGGCGTTGTTCATGGCCCCGATCAAACGGGATATTGACAACCTCGCAGCTATCCTGAGAGGCTTTGGGGAGGTCACGGGCCTTTCCACCAACTTCT GTGGGCTTGGGATGCTCAACACGAAGAAGTTCGCGCGTGCCTTGCGTTTGCGTTGGCCATGGTTTGAATGGAAGGAGCCTTGTAAGCTCTGGGTGGGGCACGGGAACCCATGCGACGCTGAAGACCTCGACTTCTTCTATGCTTCTACCACCATCACTGTGGGTAACGGTGCGCGAACGCCATTCTGGGATTCTCCCTGGCTTCTTGGCCGCAAGCCCAAGGACATTGCTCCGCTCATCTTCGAGGCCTCGTCACGAAAGAATTGGAAGGTGCGGGAGGCCCTCAGGAACAACGCTTGGATCCTTAGGATCAAACCTCCATCCGCAGTTGTGTCCGCTGAGCATATTAGACAGTTGTTCTCCCTCTGGATGCTCCTGGACGAGGTCCTGCTTGATGAGCTTACTGATGATGACATCTCGTGGAAGCACATGGCCTCTGGCCAGTACACATCGGCCTCTGCTTACAAGGCACAATTTTTGGGCGTGGTTCTTTCCCCCATGGACCAAATGGTTTGGAAGGCCTGGGCGCCACTGAAAGTGAAGTTTTTTGCTTGGCTTGCGCTCCAGGACAGAATTTGGACTGCCGACCGGTTGGCCAAGCGAGGGTGGCCAAATTGCGGTCCTTGTCCATTGTGCAAGGGCGTGCAAGAATGTGGGCCACATATCCTCTTCAAGTGCCGCTATTCTTTGAGGCTCTGGAGGTTGGTCATTCAGAGATTCGGCATTGACGACATGGACACGACCTCATGGCACTTGATGGACTCAGTTGAGAGCTGGTGGGTGAGTACATGCGACGTCGGCACTACGGACAGGAAGGCCAAGGCGTCGATTACCATACTCGTGTCATGGGTAATCTGGAACGAGAGAAACGCAAGAGTATTTCGGCACAAGAGCGCTCCTCCGCCAATTCTGCTCAACTCCATTGTGGACGAGGCAAGCCTTTGA